In a single window of the Tribolium castaneum strain GA2 chromosome 8, icTriCast1.1, whole genome shotgun sequence genome:
- the LOC103313425 gene encoding uncharacterized protein LOC103313425, protein MAAKNLRKIQSLLSRNYCKKSDTSSIWNYFKKGDKKPALERCRKRQVRRQDPDLSAFGGQAFRTCGKAYVVQRDVIPPGGGEHSEEDRVLMKIEADLSNKDNVCDPMPPFKSVEQRMIDLSERKLHPFYKRFMSLPNKNFVGEETPTGFAPYKCKSGPVKPEEIPENLQFNKQLLERKNIFADFKRVELPKQMVVRIVEMEQNRKPTLEKKGKKSD, encoded by the exons ATGGCGGCAAAAAATCTCCGCAAAATTCAAAGTCTCTTAAGTcgaaattattgcaaaaaaagcGACACATCCTCAATTTGGAACTACTTCAAAAAAGGAGACAAAAAACCGGCTTTGGAACGGTGCAGAAAGAGACAAG TGCGTCGGCAAGACCCCGACTTGAGCGCGTTCGGAGGCCAGGCCTTCAGGACCTGCGGGAAAGCCTACGTGGTCCAGAGGGACGTCATTCCCCCAGGAGGCGGTGAGCACAGCGAAGAAGACAGAGTTCTGATGAAGATTGAGGCCGATCTGAGCAACAAAGACAATGTTTGCGACCCCATGCCGCCGTTCAAAAGTGTGGAACAACGAATGATTGATTTATCAGAACGGAAACTGCACCCGTTTTACAAAAGATTCATGTCTTTGCCGAACAAAAATTTCGTCGGCGAGGAAACTCCGACTGGTTTTGCGCCGTATAAGTGTAAATCAGGGCCGGTGAAACCTGAAGAAATACCGGAAAATTTGCAGTTCAATAAACAGCTGTTGGAGaggaagaatatttttgcggATTTCAAGCGCGTGGAACTGCCAAAGCAAATGGTTGTGAGGATTGTGGAAATGGAGCAAAATCGGAAACCCACACTGGAGAAGAAGGGCAAAAAAAGCGATTAA